Proteins from a genomic interval of Paenibacillus sp. FSL H8-0048:
- a CDS encoding hyaluronate lyase N-terminal domain-containing protein, protein MARKTLIQIRRGLESALGTLAAGELGYCTDSGKLFIGSGSSNMLLAAGQSTGDMLKSIYDTNNNGKVDYAQAADTVPWSGVDGKPSVYPAAAHTHDYMPKGPLTWNQLKGV, encoded by the coding sequence ATGGCACGGAAGACATTGATTCAAATCCGCCGCGGCCTGGAAAGTGCGCTGGGTACGCTGGCCGCAGGCGAGCTGGGCTACTGCACGGATAGCGGCAAGCTGTTCATCGGCAGCGGCAGCAGCAATATGCTGCTGGCGGCAGGCCAAAGCACAGGCGATATGCTAAAAAGCATCTACGACACGAATAACAACGGCAAGGTCGATTATGCCCAGGCTGCGGATACGGTTCCGTGGTCAGGGGTGGACGGCAAGCCTTCGGTCTATCCGGCAGCTGCACATACCCATGATTATATGCCGAAGGGTCCGCTGACCTGGAATCAGCTGAAGGGGGTGTAG
- a CDS encoding baseplate J/gp47 family protein, which yields MYEDQTYEALLERMLDRVPEGLDKREGSIIYDALAPAAAEMAQMYLELEVSNNLFFPDTADGEYLERAIAWTGLKRHPAGKAQLGARFYTSGEQPLDIPLGSRFSLGLLHYSAAEKLAPGTYRLDSETAGAEGNQYSGALLPVDYIPGLARGEITGLLVPGTDAETDEALRQRYFDSARRPATSGNKYHYMEWAQQIQGVGGARVFPLWAGPKTVKVVIVNAEHQPASPLLVSQVQQFIDPAPGLGEGQAPVGAVVTVESATGRTISVTAKVTLAAGYALQPVVQAFTALLEKYRKEKAFAATYISQSVIGALLLNTEGVVDYSGLKLNGGTANIPLLETEVPLFGNVVLEV from the coding sequence GTGTATGAGGATCAGACGTACGAGGCTCTGCTGGAACGTATGCTGGACCGGGTTCCAGAGGGGCTGGACAAGCGCGAGGGAAGTATTATCTATGATGCGCTTGCGCCGGCAGCGGCTGAGATGGCCCAGATGTATCTTGAGCTTGAGGTCAGCAATAATCTGTTCTTCCCGGATACGGCGGACGGCGAATATCTGGAACGAGCCATTGCCTGGACGGGACTGAAGCGTCATCCGGCAGGCAAAGCGCAGCTGGGCGCGAGGTTCTATACCAGCGGCGAACAGCCTCTGGACATTCCGCTGGGCAGCCGTTTCTCCCTGGGACTGCTTCATTATAGTGCAGCGGAGAAGCTGGCTCCCGGGACGTACCGCCTGGATAGCGAGACGGCCGGGGCTGAGGGGAATCAGTATTCAGGCGCGCTGCTGCCGGTCGATTATATCCCGGGGCTGGCCCGGGGGGAGATTACGGGCCTGCTGGTTCCCGGCACGGATGCGGAGACGGATGAAGCGCTGCGGCAGCGGTACTTCGATTCGGCCCGTCGGCCTGCAACGAGCGGCAATAAATATCATTATATGGAGTGGGCGCAGCAGATTCAGGGCGTAGGGGGAGCGCGGGTCTTCCCGCTGTGGGCCGGCCCGAAGACGGTCAAGGTGGTCATTGTGAACGCGGAGCATCAGCCCGCCTCCCCGCTGCTGGTCTCCCAGGTGCAGCAGTTCATTGATCCTGCGCCGGGTCTTGGCGAGGGCCAGGCTCCGGTGGGGGCGGTGGTGACCGTGGAATCGGCCACAGGCCGGACGATTAGCGTGACCGCGAAGGTCACGCTGGCGGCCGGCTATGCGCTGCAGCCGGTTGTTCAGGCTTTTACCGCGCTCCTGGAGAAGTATCGTAAGGAGAAGGCTTTTGCCGCTACCTATATCAGTCAATCGGTCATTGGCGCATTGCTGCTGAATACGGAGGGCGTAGTGGACTATAGCGGGCTGAAGCTGAACGGCGGGACGGCAAACATTCCTCTGTTGGAGACAGAAGTGCCGCTGTTCGGCAATGTCGTACTGGAGGTGTAG
- a CDS encoding ImmA/IrrE family metallo-endopeptidase yields MDELIKRLVKKYNTSSPFELAEALGIHIRFMHLGDGTKGLYYRKLRRRFIVIHNQLPLEWQRFVCAHELAHDRLHKGVNRFFLEENSYFSPGKLERQANLFAVKLLSVGTAIEQDESLQSYYARIGIPAEVVFFLDD; encoded by the coding sequence ATGGATGAGCTAATCAAGCGTTTGGTCAAAAAATACAATACCAGCAGCCCCTTCGAACTGGCTGAAGCACTCGGGATTCACATCCGGTTCATGCATCTGGGTGACGGCACCAAGGGCCTCTATTACCGTAAGTTAAGAAGAAGGTTCATCGTCATTCATAATCAGCTACCGCTGGAGTGGCAACGGTTCGTATGCGCCCATGAACTCGCACATGACCGTCTGCACAAAGGGGTCAACCGTTTCTTTCTGGAGGAGAATTCTTACTTCTCGCCAGGCAAGCTGGAGCGGCAGGCTAACTTATTTGCGGTTAAGCTGCTATCGGTCGGTACTGCCATTGAGCAGGATGAATCCCTACAGAGCTATTATGCAAGGATCGGCATCCCGGCTGAGGTTGTCTTTTTTTTAGACGATTAG
- a CDS encoding phage tail sheath family protein produces the protein MAGGTWTTQNKVRPGVYVNVASNGIVAGKMGERGTAALALALPWGPAGVILKLTAQDDFQQKLGYDLTAAELLPVREVLKRAGTLLLYRLNQGVKAAVTNNGVQATALYGGERGNALKVVIEKNIDDATKFDVRTLLDGSEVDKQTVSAAAGLAANAYVEFKPNDSGALTVSAGLPLAGGANGTVTNAEHSAFLSALEVQDFQTVGLVSQDNTLKSLYSAYVKRLRNTEGKKVQAVLSDYATADHEGIISVANGVILSDGTVVDKAHAVAWVAGATAAAAVNESLTYQAYDDAVDADVRFSHSETVEALTHGELLFTYSGGRAVVEQDINTFTSFSTDKGKAFSKNRVLRVLDGIAGDLKRIFESYFIGKLPNNEDGRALFWSQCVTYMNDLQNLGAIENFNAQSDIVVTPGADSDSVVLEVAVKPVDSVEKVYMKVKVV, from the coding sequence ATGGCTGGAGGAACATGGACAACACAAAACAAGGTGCGTCCGGGGGTATACGTAAATGTGGCCTCGAACGGCATTGTGGCAGGTAAAATGGGGGAACGCGGTACGGCTGCTTTGGCGCTTGCACTGCCTTGGGGGCCTGCGGGTGTCATTCTGAAGCTTACGGCTCAGGATGATTTCCAGCAAAAGCTGGGCTACGATCTGACGGCTGCGGAGCTGTTGCCGGTGAGAGAGGTGCTGAAGCGGGCGGGCACACTGCTGCTCTACCGTCTAAATCAGGGTGTGAAGGCTGCGGTGACCAATAACGGAGTTCAGGCGACTGCGCTATATGGCGGGGAACGCGGGAATGCGCTTAAGGTAGTGATTGAGAAAAATATCGATGACGCTACTAAGTTCGATGTCCGGACGCTGCTTGATGGTAGTGAGGTGGACAAGCAAACGGTAAGTGCTGCTGCCGGTCTGGCTGCGAACGCTTATGTGGAATTTAAGCCGAATGATTCCGGTGCGCTGACAGTGAGTGCTGGACTGCCGCTGGCAGGAGGGGCAAATGGTACGGTCACGAATGCGGAGCATAGTGCGTTCTTGTCGGCACTGGAGGTTCAGGATTTCCAGACGGTAGGTCTGGTATCGCAGGATAACACGCTGAAGTCGCTGTATAGCGCCTATGTGAAGCGTCTGCGTAACACGGAAGGCAAGAAGGTGCAGGCGGTCTTGTCCGATTACGCTACGGCTGATCATGAAGGCATCATCAGTGTGGCGAACGGCGTCATTTTGAGTGATGGAACGGTAGTGGATAAGGCTCATGCCGTGGCTTGGGTTGCCGGTGCTACTGCCGCTGCTGCGGTGAACGAATCCCTGACTTATCAGGCCTATGACGATGCTGTAGACGCAGATGTGCGTTTCAGCCATTCCGAGACTGTAGAAGCACTTACACACGGAGAGCTGCTGTTCACCTATAGCGGAGGCCGGGCAGTAGTGGAGCAGGACATTAACACGTTCACCTCTTTCTCTACAGACAAAGGCAAGGCCTTCTCCAAGAACCGCGTGCTGCGTGTGCTGGATGGGATCGCTGGAGATTTGAAGCGGATTTTTGAGAGCTACTTCATTGGCAAATTGCCGAATAATGAGGACGGGCGCGCGCTCTTCTGGTCGCAGTGCGTCACTTATATGAATGATCTGCAGAACCTCGGGGCGATTGAAAACTTCAATGCGCAGAGCGACATTGTGGTGACTCCTGGAGCGGACAGTGACAGCGTAGTGCTGGAGGTAGCAGTGAAGCCGGTAGATTCGGTAGAAAAAGTATATATGAAAGTGAAGGTGGTCTAA
- a CDS encoding DUF2577 domain-containing protein: MLDIIKQASLGAVSNTNPVAFSYGTVVLAQPLQIQVEQRLLLTGAALVVVESVMESKAEIEGREILLRRGLEAGDRVLLVRMQGGQSYIVLDRLVDL, from the coding sequence ATGCTCGATATTATTAAACAGGCAAGCCTCGGGGCCGTATCGAATACGAATCCGGTGGCTTTTTCTTATGGGACGGTGGTTCTGGCACAGCCGCTCCAGATTCAGGTGGAGCAGCGGCTGCTGCTGACGGGAGCCGCACTGGTTGTGGTTGAATCCGTGATGGAGAGCAAGGCCGAGATCGAAGGCCGGGAGATCCTGCTGCGCCGTGGACTTGAAGCGGGAGACCGCGTGCTGCTCGTGCGGATGCAAGGCGGGCAGAGCTATATTGTCCTCGATCGGCTGGTGGACCTATGA
- a CDS encoding helix-turn-helix domain-containing protein: MAEEFGYYLRQLREGKGLTINQLAALAGISGAQISRIENGLRGVPKPATLRKIAEATDVSYEELMAHAGYLTETESTTEGAVPAWATSKDKRDFRQMLEDDGELMFDGIPLNKEDKQRIKDVLTGLFWEAKQMNKRTKPKPHPGKE, from the coding sequence ATGGCAGAGGAATTCGGATACTATCTGAGACAGCTTCGGGAAGGAAAGGGACTGACCATTAATCAGCTGGCAGCGCTTGCCGGTATCAGTGGAGCCCAAATCTCACGGATTGAGAATGGATTACGGGGTGTCCCCAAGCCGGCTACCCTGCGTAAGATTGCTGAAGCAACCGATGTGTCTTATGAGGAGCTGATGGCCCATGCCGGTTATTTAACCGAGACTGAGAGCACTACAGAGGGGGCTGTGCCTGCCTGGGCGACCAGCAAGGATAAGCGGGACTTCCGCCAAATGCTGGAGGATGACGGTGAGCTGATGTTTGACGGGATTCCCCTGAACAAGGAAGACAAACAGCGGATCAAGGACGTATTAACCGGCTTGTTCTGGGAGGCGAAGCAGATGAATAAGCGGACCAAGCCCAAGCCCCATCCAGGCAAAGAGTAA
- a CDS encoding phage tail tube protein, with protein MTFLRASDTLSGQEGRAYATINGQTEEMFYVKTLEATVEKQKAEVKTLGRRGVQHKATGWSGSGTMTIFYMTSRFRQMMLEYMKTGIDQYFSIIVTNEDPSSTVGAQRIMLKDVNLDSVIMASLDTESDALEEEVAFTFEDVELVQPFAAPANSGQ; from the coding sequence ATGACATTCTTGAGAGCCAGCGATACGCTGTCCGGCCAGGAAGGCCGGGCGTATGCCACGATTAACGGACAGACGGAAGAGATGTTCTATGTGAAAACCCTGGAAGCCACGGTTGAGAAGCAGAAGGCGGAAGTGAAGACGCTGGGACGCCGCGGGGTGCAGCATAAGGCGACCGGCTGGTCGGGCAGCGGTACGATGACAATTTTCTATATGACGAGCCGTTTCCGCCAGATGATGCTGGAGTACATGAAGACAGGGATTGACCAATACTTCAGCATTATCGTGACCAATGAAGATCCTTCCTCAACTGTGGGCGCCCAGCGCATCATGCTGAAGGATGTCAATCTCGACAGCGTCATTATGGCTTCGCTGGATACGGAGTCAGATGCGCTGGAGGAAGAGGTTGCTTTTACCTTCGAGGATGTGGAACTGGTGCAGCCCTTCGCGGCACCGGCGAATTCCGGCCAATAA
- a CDS encoding phosphoglucomutase: MGYPEQIDVFQDKLNKKANGGSHVVEEKLRLTGGAFSGLLAHDNINNQTLAVYTGSRFSGTEVRNYSVSFPDEAPWRRLINIYADVPEVYVTYETPGDTVEADDVNQLQGGLTATQRELERYKQAGLIDGGSFRREV; this comes from the coding sequence ATGGGATATCCGGAGCAGATTGATGTCTTTCAGGATAAGCTGAACAAAAAGGCAAATGGCGGCAGTCATGTTGTAGAGGAGAAGCTTCGGCTTACAGGTGGTGCATTCAGCGGACTGCTGGCCCACGACAATATTAACAATCAGACGCTGGCCGTGTACACAGGCTCACGCTTCAGCGGGACAGAGGTGCGGAATTACTCGGTCTCTTTCCCGGACGAGGCCCCTTGGCGGCGGCTCATCAACATCTATGCAGATGTGCCCGAAGTCTATGTGACTTACGAGACTCCGGGGGATACCGTCGAAGCGGATGATGTGAACCAGTTGCAGGGCGGACTTACGGCTACGCAGCGTGAGCTGGAGCGTTATAAACAGGCCGGTCTGATTGACGGCGGATCTTTTAGAAGAGAGGTGTAA
- a CDS encoding LysM peptidoglycan-binding domain-containing protein has translation MEEYGFYLSFNNYEEVIRLPVNPETLEIKENSDGKSYTIVDFGEINAIAYPKLTEITIESMFPAQYYPFVVYSGENAGKLLKPYEYVELIRKWMLSRRPVRFVFSGLKSANVQNTQTPDWLKQARAQAQQTFTGDIGINMAVSIENFSWKLSAGSSGDIDYTLGLKKYVFYQALAVKVGSTGEVKKQQKRASEKAVPATYTLKTGDTLWSVAQKLLGDGSKFKTLQKLNNISDSELKKLKIGRVIKLS, from the coding sequence ATGGAGGAGTATGGATTCTATCTTAGCTTCAATAATTATGAAGAGGTGATCCGGCTTCCGGTGAATCCTGAGACGCTGGAGATCAAGGAGAACAGCGATGGCAAAAGCTATACGATTGTGGATTTTGGTGAAATTAATGCGATTGCTTATCCGAAGCTGACGGAGATTACGATTGAGAGTATGTTCCCGGCACAGTATTATCCGTTCGTGGTGTATTCCGGCGAGAATGCCGGTAAGCTGCTGAAGCCCTATGAATATGTAGAGCTGATCCGCAAATGGATGCTCAGCCGCAGGCCGGTCCGGTTTGTTTTCTCAGGGCTGAAGTCGGCGAACGTGCAGAATACGCAGACTCCAGATTGGCTGAAGCAGGCCAGGGCGCAGGCGCAGCAGACTTTTACCGGGGATATTGGCATTAATATGGCGGTCAGCATTGAGAACTTCTCCTGGAAGCTCAGTGCGGGGTCCTCGGGGGATATCGATTATACACTTGGACTCAAAAAGTATGTGTTCTATCAGGCGTTAGCCGTGAAGGTTGGCAGCACCGGTGAAGTGAAGAAGCAGCAGAAACGGGCAAGCGAGAAGGCAGTGCCTGCTACCTATACGCTCAAAACCGGGGATACGCTCTGGTCGGTGGCCCAAAAGCTGCTCGGTGACGGCAGTAAATTCAAAACGCTGCAAAAGCTGAACAATATCTCGGACAGCGAACTGAAGAAGCTCAAAATTGGCCGAGTGATCAAGCTGTCTTAG
- a CDS encoding DUF2634 domain-containing protein: MIPVIGRSGPVTGALEGNVTAPVTGALEGNVTAPGNAPSLTYRMDWERGRICGRVDGLEAVKQAAIKVLQTNRYEHLIYSTDYGTEWKLVLGQDRLLARPELRRLISDALLQDERIQALEDVEILFDGDKVSFSCTAVTIYGDLELRKEGMASV, translated from the coding sequence ATGATTCCGGTGATAGGCAGATCCGGTCCGGTGACGGGAGCTCTGGAGGGAAATGTGACCGCTCCGGTGACGGGAGCTCTGGAGGGAAATGTGACCGCTCCGGGGAATGCCCCGAGCCTGACGTACCGGATGGACTGGGAGCGCGGGCGGATCTGCGGGCGGGTAGACGGGCTTGAAGCGGTGAAGCAGGCAGCAATCAAGGTGCTGCAGACCAACCGTTATGAGCACCTGATCTATAGCACTGACTACGGAACGGAGTGGAAGCTGGTGCTGGGTCAGGACAGGCTGCTGGCCCGGCCTGAGCTGCGCCGCCTGATCAGCGATGCGTTGCTCCAGGATGAGCGGATTCAGGCGCTTGAGGATGTGGAGATTCTTTTTGACGGAGATAAGGTTAGCTTCAGCTGTACGGCTGTCACAATATACGGTGATTTGGAGCTTAGAAAGGAGGGGATGGCCAGTGTATGA
- a CDS encoding putative phage tail protein, translating to MAYGDSIYGLAAYSADGVTGEGPEITAPDLMKYLPDYYQGVPEMEAVQGSAGRACGEVAYAMADSDDQKTLESATWGLARWERMLGLNTDTNKSYATRREMIKAKLRGSGTTTPEMIRRTASAFSGGDVEVVEVPGAYSFEVRFVGTLGIPANMAGLIQIMEEIKPAHLDYSFVYSYTWWDSLKSLTWNAAHSKTWNELRVYE from the coding sequence GTGGCTTATGGAGACAGTATCTATGGTCTTGCGGCGTATTCGGCAGATGGTGTGACAGGGGAAGGGCCGGAGATTACCGCTCCCGATCTGATGAAATACCTGCCTGATTATTATCAGGGCGTGCCTGAGATGGAGGCAGTACAGGGCAGCGCAGGTAGAGCCTGCGGTGAAGTGGCTTACGCCATGGCAGACAGTGACGATCAGAAGACGCTGGAGTCGGCGACATGGGGGCTGGCCCGCTGGGAGCGGATGCTGGGGTTGAACACAGATACAAACAAGTCCTACGCGACCCGCCGCGAGATGATCAAGGCCAAGCTGCGGGGCAGCGGCACGACGACACCGGAGATGATCCGGCGGACGGCGTCTGCTTTTTCAGGGGGAGATGTGGAGGTAGTCGAGGTGCCCGGAGCGTATAGCTTCGAGGTGCGCTTCGTCGGCACGCTGGGTATCCCGGCCAATATGGCGGGTCTGATTCAGATCATGGAAGAGATTAAGCCGGCTCATCTGGACTATAGCTTCGTATACAGCTACACCTGGTGGGACTCCTTGAAGTCCCTCACCTGGAACGCTGCGCACAGCAAGACCTGGAACGAACTAAGAGTATATGAATAG
- a CDS encoding ArpU family phage packaging/lysis transcriptional regulator, with amino-acid sequence MILSSLPELDRRRTQVTIENMLEKYRIFKSVTFEAKEAGITYSYTERFHGATHTVTDQTAAIATHNVDVPAARRAYCALIDSVVERLTQREQQLVRERYMRREESYDYTIYNHVFDPPVSKDTYVKIRSKAFYKMALALADLQLLSLATLRKTPAVGNLPKG; translated from the coding sequence ATGATTCTATCTTCGCTGCCTGAGCTTGACCGCCGCCGGACTCAGGTCACTATAGAGAATATGCTGGAGAAGTACCGGATTTTCAAATCTGTAACGTTCGAGGCTAAGGAGGCTGGGATTACTTATTCCTACACAGAACGCTTCCATGGCGCGACCCATACGGTTACCGATCAGACAGCAGCAATTGCCACGCATAATGTAGATGTGCCTGCTGCAAGACGGGCATACTGTGCGCTAATCGATTCAGTTGTAGAGCGGCTTACCCAGAGGGAACAGCAGCTGGTACGGGAGAGATACATGCGCAGAGAGGAGAGCTATGACTACACGATCTACAATCATGTGTTCGATCCTCCGGTGAGCAAGGATACTTATGTGAAAATCAGGTCCAAGGCGTTCTATAAGATGGCGCTGGCGCTCGCTGATCTGCAGCTGTTGTCTCTGGCTACGCTCAGGAAGACTCCGGCCGTAGGGAACCTGCCTAAGGGATAG
- a CDS encoding phage tail assembly chaperone, with protein MSELSLFFAQNAACDTTEEFAVSLRFKDKDGNPAVWKLRSMNEEENQECRKAATRKVKGKNGTYTTDIDPNEYMAKLMTASIVHPDLKNTELQRSYGVMGAESLLRKMLLPGEFAALGERVQALNGFATDMNELVDEVKN; from the coding sequence ATGAGTGAATTAAGTTTGTTTTTTGCGCAAAATGCGGCTTGTGATACAACAGAGGAATTCGCGGTCTCGCTGCGGTTCAAGGACAAGGATGGTAACCCTGCCGTCTGGAAGCTGCGCAGTATGAATGAGGAAGAGAACCAGGAATGCCGTAAGGCAGCTACCCGCAAGGTCAAAGGAAAGAACGGCACCTACACTACGGACATCGATCCCAATGAATATATGGCGAAGCTGATGACGGCAAGCATTGTGCACCCGGATCTGAAGAACACTGAGCTTCAACGCTCCTACGGGGTGATGGGTGCCGAATCGCTGCTGCGCAAAATGCTGCTGCCCGGAGAATTCGCTGCGCTTGGGGAACGGGTACAGGCCCTGAACGGCTTCGCCACTGATATGAACGAGCTGGTGGATGAAGTAAAAAACTAA
- a CDS encoding DUF2793 domain-containing protein — protein MAQTIQVKRGTRAELSTYGMLKAGEMGFCTDTKEVYIGDGSSNSMVGRALSGPEASRPAAASAGRLYVVSSGNNNGYLYFDDGTAWRRVNAQKLTDVSGTVDDIADGSTYAKVLKADLTAGHPNKVSDGTNTKTAAEIATHLNDAAKHRVINDGGSTITDLWSAQKIKNEIELAKHNIEPQASVKDQHLTAPPSSPAEADRYIIPSGATGVWAGKTNQIAEYASGSWAYYVPAVGWTAYVDDEQKIYSWNGSAWVRTGGALQTITAGNGLTGGGQADSVTLTVGAGNGIIVGSTSVAAKPGKGVLVNSTGIEVNIDGSSIIYDSANGNQLTVGTIDGGTF, from the coding sequence ATGGCACAGACCATTCAGGTCAAACGCGGTACCCGGGCCGAGCTGTCCACTTACGGGATGCTGAAGGCAGGCGAAATGGGCTTTTGTACAGATACGAAGGAGGTCTATATCGGAGACGGTTCGTCTAACTCCATGGTGGGCCGGGCCTTATCCGGTCCCGAAGCTTCGCGTCCTGCGGCAGCCTCGGCGGGGCGTCTGTATGTGGTGAGCAGCGGGAATAACAACGGGTATTTGTATTTCGATGACGGGACCGCCTGGCGGCGGGTTAACGCGCAGAAATTAACAGATGTGAGCGGAACGGTGGACGATATCGCTGACGGCTCCACGTATGCCAAGGTGCTTAAGGCAGATCTTACAGCAGGGCATCCCAATAAAGTGTCGGACGGCACGAATACGAAGACCGCCGCAGAAATTGCAACGCATCTTAACGATGCCGCGAAGCACAGGGTGATCAACGATGGCGGGTCGACGATTACAGATCTGTGGTCCGCACAAAAAATCAAAAACGAAATCGAGCTGGCCAAGCATAATATTGAGCCGCAGGCTTCGGTGAAGGATCAGCATCTGACGGCTCCGCCCTCCAGTCCCGCGGAAGCGGACCGGTATATCATTCCTTCCGGCGCAACCGGCGTCTGGGCAGGCAAAACGAACCAGATTGCGGAGTATGCCTCAGGTAGCTGGGCCTATTATGTTCCGGCTGTCGGCTGGACGGCTTATGTGGACGACGAGCAGAAAATCTACAGCTGGAACGGGAGCGCCTGGGTGCGGACGGGCGGTGCGCTGCAGACGATCACGGCGGGGAATGGGCTTACCGGCGGCGGGCAGGCGGACAGTGTCACGCTGACCGTCGGGGCAGGCAACGGGATCATTGTCGGCTCAACGAGTGTTGCAGCCAAGCCGGGTAAGGGAGTTCTGGTAAACTCCACGGGCATCGAGGTCAATATCGACGGCTCAAGCATCATTTACGATTCGGCCAATGGCAACCAGCTCACGGTAGGCACTATCGACGGCGGAACATTCTAG
- a CDS encoding phage tail terminator family protein, giving the protein MTVEQLRGNITAALVQFFPDIPVYVEGDKPQSAYFRLELLSATYDRQREGRYMAVYRFGIRYEQGSLLDAEAIADGLCEALDARESVNPAYRVVRQSWVAGAEGRGALFTVDYMLYLQKQKLPEEEAELMGHFTEGARLK; this is encoded by the coding sequence ATGACAGTAGAGCAACTACGGGGAAATATTACTGCTGCGCTGGTGCAGTTTTTCCCGGATATTCCTGTCTATGTGGAAGGGGATAAGCCGCAGTCAGCCTACTTCAGGCTGGAGCTGCTCTCGGCAACCTACGACAGGCAGCGAGAAGGCAGATACATGGCGGTCTACCGCTTCGGTATCCGCTATGAGCAAGGAAGTCTGCTGGACGCAGAGGCTATAGCTGATGGGCTCTGTGAGGCGCTGGACGCAAGAGAAAGTGTGAATCCCGCTTATCGGGTGGTGCGCCAGTCCTGGGTGGCCGGAGCAGAGGGACGGGGGGCGCTGTTCACCGTGGACTATATGCTCTATCTCCAGAAGCAGAAGCTGCCGGAGGAAGAAGCAGAGCTGATGGGACACTTCACAGAAGGGGCGCGGCTGAAATGA
- a CDS encoding XkdQ/YqbQ family protein codes for MELIIINKEGAIWNIAGIVTDITWKTTRTGKPATLELTLVDSGIYQHKKFAISNGDIVQFRRDGVDVFYGFVFSIDTGANQEIKLTAYDQIRYLLGNGSYVLQDVTAAEVISTIAKDRGLRLGLLEPAEYKIPSLIEDGKKLLDIIMGAVGSELQYKGQLMAFYDDFGKLTLRSPQSMLLKVILGAGHYLYDYSLKKSIDDNTYNTILLYQDNEKTGKREFYPVTDKENVKRWGILHLYQKADDNANAAQIQEKAGNLLKQHNREKVSLSVQAIGDIRVRAGNFIYVLLDEFQTQLFLVDQCSHKISGGEHTMSLDIKVV; via the coding sequence ATGGAATTAATCATAATTAATAAGGAAGGCGCCATCTGGAATATTGCCGGAATCGTTACAGATATCACGTGGAAAACAACCCGGACCGGCAAGCCTGCGACGCTTGAGCTTACGCTGGTGGACAGCGGGATATATCAGCATAAGAAATTCGCGATCAGCAACGGGGATATAGTGCAGTTCCGCAGAGACGGGGTCGATGTATTCTACGGCTTCGTTTTCAGCATCGACACGGGTGCAAATCAGGAGATCAAGCTGACGGCGTACGATCAGATCCGCTATCTGCTGGGCAATGGCAGTTATGTGCTTCAGGATGTTACTGCGGCTGAGGTCATCAGCACCATTGCCAAAGACCGCGGCTTGCGGCTTGGATTACTGGAACCGGCGGAGTACAAGATTCCCTCGCTGATCGAAGACGGCAAGAAGCTGCTCGATATTATTATGGGTGCGGTCGGCAGTGAGCTGCAGTATAAGGGCCAGCTGATGGCGTTCTATGATGATTTCGGCAAGCTGACGCTGCGCAGTCCGCAGTCCATGCTGCTGAAGGTGATTCTGGGGGCAGGCCATTACCTGTATGATTATTCGCTGAAAAAAAGCATCGACGATAATACGTACAATACGATTCTGCTCTATCAGGACAACGAAAAGACCGGCAAACGCGAGTTCTATCCGGTCACAGATAAAGAAAATGTAAAGCGCTGGGGGATCCTGCATCTCTACCAGAAGGCGGACGATAATGCAAATGCTGCGCAGATTCAGGAAAAGGCAGGCAATCTGCTCAAGCAGCATAACCGCGAGAAGGTCAGTCTCTCCGTGCAGGCTATTGGCGATATACGGGTGAGGGCGGGGAACTTCATTTATGTGCTGCTGGATGAATTCCAGACCCAGCTGTTCCTGGTGGATCAATGCAGCCATAAAATTTCCGGAGGGGAGCATACGATGTCCCTAGACATTAAGGTGGTGTAG